The Lolium perenne isolate Kyuss_39 chromosome 6, Kyuss_2.0, whole genome shotgun sequence genome segment ataaactactagactttctcaaataacatatacctcacatgaaccaactaagcatgctcacatgggtgagtatatgtacaaaaatgaaaacaaatagagttcataccagcctctcaccataatcagattgtcgtagatcgtcattattgccttttcacttgtgtagcttggataatatgaaatgaaaaccacgctccagccaccgaagaccattgaaatcataatgaactttacaaaccaaagaagaacagcaaatatttttggtgttttcgaatttgagaacaagaacaaaaagaaacaaacaaacaaacaaaatctttttgggttttcttatagcaaactagcaatagcaaataaagcgaaacaaatgcaagaaaccaaagcaaacaaatggtgaagagaaacaacagaaatatttttggtctttttgtgttttgggaaggaaacaaagcgaaaacaagaaatagcaaactaaaagaaacacagaaaagcgagatggcagaaatctgccaaaacctaacagcagtacagaaatcgatttttacaaaaatcttacgttgctcagctcgaaaagtgctcaactaatgaaagttagataacaacctggggaacctgcacaaaaattggcagctcaaaataacgctctggctgtgcgcacgaatttttctagtaacagtccagaatctgttttcaggcagcacttccccaaatatcatcttcctctcattagaaaaccactcaaacgaacaaaacaagtatgtacaagtatccagcaaccataatatgcaaagaatgagtgatgccggtatacctccccccaagcttaggcttttggcctaagtggagctcaatcccatcgatcccatgaggtaatatctccgtagtatgacgaagatggatcgtattccgggtatgtgctagaagaagcaccgggatacgtgacggtgtagtcgtgggaggcctcggcgtcctcggagtcatgctgctggtggaagtcttgtatcttcatatgttcatccacctcctccttagtgcacggccatgattgcctgtcaatactgaacaaacctggttggggaagaggaatttccttctcatccccgtcagaaaacaacattctatagaccatattatctaaagtagaatcagcggtaacaaaatggtgactcttcatagcagcaatatcaagtttcctaggggccaatggcacatcattaggatcaataggaagccttagataagttaaaacacgcagtgcaatagttcctccaaaaataggccctctattagacaggcggcgagcaataagagaaccaaggtgataagatgtccgaccagtaagtgcaatattcaagaaagcaagatggtaactagaaatattgctagtgttctccctaccaagaatgctagtagcaatgtaatacgcAAAATacataatggcggggagttgaatgttccttatcttgccacgctgaatggtgcgacaatcatcatcggtaatccctcgatagagctccaacaagtcccgggggttgtcatcaatcctacttgctgtacctacaggggcaatatccaatgcacgacaaaaatcttccaatcccatagtaacaggattaccatagatcttgaatgcaactgtcgtctcatattgcttgttgtggaacctgaagctctcgacgaagattttggtgagcatgtagtattgctccctttcatcacccacataggtggttaagcccgccctgttgacaagggtggagaaatcctccaatatccctgcattcctcagaaaatcatagcatggaaaagacgaagcattaggagccccgttgtcctcttcgggcgcgaagctaggcgcgatgatatcctcgttgtacgatcgcctaagccgggtggcggccctagaaggcctcccggtgctggttgttcctttcttgaacaactccccaaagttgaacttcttcatctcttctctgaaattttcaacaaacaatataaaaatttgatttggtgacatataatcaagggaaactaccataggaacttgctagagtactaatcatgcatcaaaactagtttctaccacttagaacaagcatgcaagctcactaaacatgttacctacagcagcaaaatattcaagatatactcaaccaaacaaaattctacttggatgggtggaggagtcacataccaaggagcaaatgtgccaaatttcagacagaaatctgggctgagcaaagagatcgagaaatctggagctcttgagcaaaaacgcgagtgagaggaacttggtacgagttttttcgggagagagaaggtgctgggagaaagagatggcaaagtggggcaaggaggggcccacaccacagggtggcgcgcccccctccttggccgcgccggcctgtggtgtggcaccctctggtgccccacaggtcatcctctggtgctcccaggtgcctcgtcgaaaaataagaccaacggtataatttttgtgaatttttgaaaactttgaaaaatgcacatttctgggtatttaatttattattactggccaggaatttttttgaaatcttcgattaactaaggaactttgcaaattaaaagtgctacagcaactagagcaagtggaggaagaaagagatgttgtttacctcttctatgcatataaaaagtattcgttaacaaggttgatcaagtctcgtcaccaaataaattttacatagcataagaagaaataaacctcaaatcaatcatgttaccttgaattgtattgatatggatccaatcacgagagtttgatattcttccttaggctcatatataggacaatcagtagttcccactttgatagttctcacattagaaatagtattaactccacatactttatcaatcttcttggggaaatagacggtatgctctttatcatcaacattgaaagtaacctttcctttattgcaatcaataacagcccctgcagtgttaagaaaaggtctcccaagaataatagacatattatcatcttcaggcatttccaacacaacaaaatcagttaatatcaagcagttagtagtaacttgaacaggaacatcctcacatataccaacaggaatagcagtagatttatcagccatttgcaaagatatatcagtgggtatcaacttatctaagtaaagtctcttataaagagaaaaaagcataacactaacaccggctcccaagtcacatagagcagttttaacataattattcttgatagaacaaggaatagtaggtatacctgggtcacccaacttctttggcactttgccattgaaagagtaattagcaagcatagtggaaatttcctcattggggattttccttttgttagtaacaatatctttcatatactttgaataaggaggcaatttaatagcatcagtcaaagggatttgcaagaataaaggtttcatccaatcgcaaaatttattatagtgttcttcttcctttgattttagtttcttagcaggaaaaggcatttgcttttgcacccaaggttctctttcattaccatgtttctcagcaataaaatcttctttagtgtactttttatttttagcatgcttttcaggttcttcttcaacctcttctttatcaggagtatcattcttatcattatctttatcatgttcattaccactttcagtttcagcatcagaaatagaaatactattaggatcattagcaggttcagaggattctacaacatttttatgtttcttcttctttttcctcttagaaggagcactaggttcaatgcgttgagaatcttgttcaattcttttgggatgcccttcaggatatagaggatcctgggtagagacaccacctctagttgttacttcataagcatatttctctttagaattattccctaacaagtcattttgcactttagtgagttgatcaatttgagtttgaaccatatgaaaatgtttaacaagcatcttaacatcattggaggttctctctacaatatcatgcaattcactaatagctcgagaattttccattaaatgattctctactctcatattaaaattttcttgcttaacaatataattatcaaactcatctaagcattgtgcaggaggtttcgaatacggaatatcttccctagtaaagcgttgaagggagtttacctcaatcatggatgaagggggaattatctcacatatatcctatggggggaagattcttcacatcttcagatttaatacctttctccttgagagacttcttggcttccctcatatcttcatcattcaatttaattaaacccctcttctttaatattggcattggagttggttcaggcgtagtccaatcatcatgattccggcttattttagccaataattcttcagcgtcgtctggagttattttcctgaaaacacaaccagcacaactatccaggtacgccctagactcaatggttagtccactataaaatatatcaagtaaatcatgcttttccaaatcatggtcaggccgagctctaataagagagcaaaatctcgcccaagcctcaggcaatttctcttcatctccctggtcaaaattataaattctctgcaaagcaatatgttgagcactagcaggaaagtatttacggaagaaaacatcaagcaattcttttggacttttaatagaattaggtggcaaattattataccaagttttagcgtcatcctttaatgagaatggaaagattttagcaacaaagtaagtacgcatcttgacatcatcagaaaacaagctacttagagtagataactcagtcatgtgttaaatgacactttctttttcagtaccacaaaagggtgttttctcaacaatagctatatgagatagatcaagagaaaaatcataatctttatccttaatgtttataggagatgtggcaaacttaggatcaggagacggtttatatctaacggcatgttacgcaagcaactttttaatttttcttgcatcagtagtagcattgcatttttcaataaaatcatcattaagctccacataatcttcatcgggatcatcactaaaataatcaagttcgggTGAATTAacgggtgtagtagcattaggagtttcagtattttcaatttgtctagacctagcaattgtagcatctagaaaggatcccaaagaaccactatcatcaagcacagcagaaatattatcaatattatgagagttttcagattcagcagaagtacccgcatgtgaagcatgtggcagtgaaacaagtttatcaatcacagatggtgaatcaagtgtagcggaggtattcagaattgtaccttttcttgtagtggatggtaatatggcgaccttagtatcgcgaggtttacccatgatggagaatttgcagcgaacaatattaatccaagtgaacttccaaataaagctatgctccccggcaacgagcgccgagaaaatagtcttgatgacccacaagtataggggatcgcaacggtcttcgagggaagtaaaacccaatttattgattcgacacaaggagacaaagaacacttggaagccttaacagcggagttgtcaattcagctgcactggaaacagacttgctcgcaagagtttatcggtaatacgagttttatagcgatagtgatagtgaaataacagcgacgagtaacgagacagcagtagtgattttagtaaacagcgggattaaaatacgtaggcacggggacggatgacgggcgttgcatggatgagagaaactcatgtaacaatcatagtagggcatttgcagataataataaaacggtgtccaagtacaaagcaatcaataggcatgtgttccatatatagtcgtgcgtgctcgcaatgagaaacttgcacaacatcttttgtcctaccagccggtggcagccgggcctcaagggaaactactggatattaaggtactccttttaatagagtaccggagcaaagcattaacactccgtgaacacatgtgatcctcacatcgctaccattccctccggttgtcccgatttctgtcacttcggggccatcgggtccggacagcgacatgtgtatacaacttataggtaagaccataaacaatgattatcttgatgaaacaataacatgttcagatctgagatcatggcactcgggccctagtgacaagcattaagcataacaagttgcaacaatatcatcaaagtaccaattacggacactaggcactatgccctaacaatcttatgctattacatgaccaatctcatccaatccctaccatccccttcggcctacagcgggggaattactcacacatggatgggggaaacatggctggttgatgtagaggcgttggcggtgatggcggcgatgatctcctccaattctccgtcccggcggagtgccagaacggagacttgctccccgcgacggagtttcgcgatgtggcggcgttctggagggtttctggcgacttcgacttctccccgtgcgtttttaggtcgaggccgataaatagtccgaaggagggcgtcggaggccggccgagggggccacaccatatggccgcgcgggccccccctgggccgcgccgccctatggtgtggggccctcgggcctccacctggtttgtccttctggctccgtcagttctctgggaaaatagggccttctgcataaattccgaggtttttcccgaaggttggatttctgcacaaaaacgagacaccagagcagttctgctgaaaacagcgttagtccgtgttagttgcatccaaaatacacaaattagaggcaaaacaatagcaaaagtgttcgggaaagtagatacgttttggacgtatcagcgtacAGCATCGAGTTCTCCAAGCTAGCTCACTATGGTGGTGAAGAAGTGTCTACTGATGCCAAGAAGCAGAAGAGGTTCCGTAATGGCCTCAAGCCGGCACTCAAGTACGCGCTCACTCATGTCACGGTGGAAACCTTCGACAAGCTTGTCAACACTGCCATCAAGGAAGAGTCGGGTAGGCTCGCGTTTGAGGATTCGCGCAAGCATACTCGAGAGGTTGGTGCTCCTTCAGCATCAGCACCGCCTCAGAAGCGCAGGCTGTGGGTTCCTTATCCCGCACCGCCAGGACAAGCTACACAAGCTGGGTATGCTCCCCGCGCAGCAAACGCTGGGTATGCTCCCCGCCCTCCCACCCCACAGCTACAGCAGAGGAACTACCAACCTCCGCCAAGGCCTGCATATGGTGGACCAAGGCCGATGGGTCCACGTGCCGACCCCACATGCTACAAGTATGGTCAGGTTGGGCACATCTCCACCTTCTGCCCTCAGaagctgcctccaccaccacctcgctcTACTGCAACAAATGCGATGGTTCGTGCACCAGCTCCGGGCCGTgccttcaacaacaacaacaggcaAGGTCCGAGGGCTGCTCGCGTCAACAACCTCAACATCGAGCAGGCTGAACAAGCTACCGACATCGTGCTTGGTACTTTGCTTGTTAACTCTATTCCTACAAAAATACTGTTCGATACAGGAGCTTCACTTTCTTTTGTGTCGCTTCCTTTCTCTCAAAAGCATGAGTTACCGGTTGAGTACTTGTCCAAATCTTTCACGGTTGTTTCTCCCGGAGGAATGTTGGAAGCGCTAAGAATAAGTCATGGCAATCAAATTCAAATTGGAAACCATGTGTTCCTTGCGTCCCTCATCGAGCTAAGATCTTCTGGTATCGATGTCATTCTTGGCATGGATTGGTTGAAGGCCAACAAAGTTGTCATTGATTGCGCCAACCATTCAGTTTCTTTTCCTACTTCTACAGGAACCTTGACCTATACACCTTCTCAAAcaccttccgttcagctctttgcTTTGAATCCTAGTTCTCTTCCGGAGCTTGAGTCTATACCGGTGGTTTGCGACTTTCCTGACGTCTTTCCTGAAGAACTACCAGGTATGCCACCTGACAGGGCTGTTGAGTTCGTCATTGAACTAGAGTCTGGAACAGCTCCTATCTCAAAGCGGCCATACAAGATGGGTCCAAATGAGTTGGCTGAACTCAAGAAGCAGCTTGACGAGTTGCAAAAACTTGGGTTCATTCAGCCAAGCACTTCTCCATGGGGATGTCCTACCATCTTCGTGAAGAAAAAGGATAAAACTGATCGATTGGTGGTTGACTACCGCCCTCTCAATGAGAAAACGATCAAGAATACATATCCTCTTCCTCGCAtcaataagctctttgatcagcttgcgggtgcaactgtgttctctaagatggatttgagaagcggttatcaccaaatcaaaatccgTAAAGAAGATGTACCCAAGACAGCCTTCAAAACTCGTTATGGTCTCTATGAatacaccgtcatgtcctttggcctcactaatgctcctgccactttctctcggttgatgaactacattttcatggagtacctcgacaagtttgtggtagtctatctcgacgatatccttgtctactccaagtccaatgaggaacatgaagagcatcttcgcctcatcctcatgaagcttcgtgaacatcgccTTTATGCCAAGTTCTCCAAATGTGAATTCTGGCTTCCTCAAGTCGTGTATCTTGGCCATGTCATTTCAAGAAAAGGCATTGCTGTCAATCCTGAAACCGTCAAGGCGATCGTTGAATGGCTTCCTCCGAAGAATGTCAAGCAAGTGAGAAGTTTCCTCGGTTTGGCAAGTTACTGCCGCCGCTTtgttgagaatttctccaagatcgccaagcCGCTTACCGATCTactcaagaaagacaagaagttcctttggtctcctcaatgtcaagaaagctttgacctcctcaagcagaagctcacttccacacctgtccttgttcttccagatacttctaaacctttccagatattctgtgatgcctctcttcatgGACTAGGTGCGGTCCTCATGCAAGAACGTCAAGTTGTGGCGTATGCTTCTCGTCAGTTGAAAAAGCATGAACTCAACTATCCCAcacatgatctcgagcttgcagctgtgttacatgctttaataacatggcgccaatacttgttgggcaacaaatgtgagatcttcaccgaccacaagagtctcaaatacatcttcacccaacccaacttgaacctccgtcaaacgagatggatggaaaccatcaaggactttgatctgtctatcagctacactccaggcaaagctaatgtcatggctgacgcccttagtcgcaagtcctattgcaacaatctcatgattcaagaaagtcaacctgctctttatgaagaattcaggaaattgaatcttgagctcgttccccaaggctaccttgcaaacttggtgatcacgcagactcttgaagataagatccgaaaaggacagttgcgagatatttgcagcaagaacatcaaagagaatatgcacaagcccaagtacaagtctttctctctcgatGATCAAGGAACTCTGTTCTTCCAAGGTCGTTTTGTTGTTCCGAATGATCCAGACCTGAGAAACCTCATTctcaaagaagctcacgacactccTCTTTCTATCCATCCTGGCAGCACAAAGATGTATCTCGATATCAAGTCTACCTATTGGTGGACCTATGTCTTTTGATtaatataaaatataaaaaaatatagaccgtaggggcttcccctacggtaattcagtcaaaaaaaaaaaaaagagatgttgctcgctatgtctcagagtgtgatgtctgtcgccgtgtcaaagcagaacatcagagacctgccggtgtcctccaacccctgaagattcctgagtggaaa includes the following:
- the LOC127326742 gene encoding uncharacterized protein, with amino-acid sequence MVRPPPPPPLGPTLLQMTQLLGQMQQTQHNFDQARQGYGRVLIRDFLQLNPRSFDSTPEPLDADDWVRDVNRMLNTAGVAPEDKVRFATHLLTGGSAAWRENFLEMRPANAPDVTWEEFREAFRSHHIPEGLMDRMKEKFLSLVQAYSIEFSKLAHYGGEEVSTDAKKQKRFRNGLKPALKYALTHVTVETFDKLVNTAIKEESGRLAFEDSRKHTREVGAPSASAPPQKRRLWVPYPAPPGQATQAGYAPRAANAGYAPRPPTPQLQQRNYQPPPRPAYGGPRPMGPRADPTCYKYGQVGHISTFCPQKLPPPPPRSTATNAMVRAPAPGRAFNNNNRQGPRAARVNNLNIEQAEQATDIVLGTLLVNSIPTKILFDTGASLSFVSLPFSQKHELPVEYLSKSFTVVSPGGMLEALRISHGNQIQIGNHVFLASLIELRSSGIDVILGMDWLKANKVVIDCANHSVSFPTSTGTLTYTPSQTPSVQLFALNPSSLPELESIPVVCDFPDVFPEELPGMPPDRAVEFVIELESGTAPISKRPYKMGPNELAELKKQLDELQKLGFIQPSTSPWGCPTIFVKKKDKTDRLVRSSCKNVKLWRMLLVS